Genomic DNA from Anoplopoma fimbria isolate UVic2021 breed Golden Eagle Sablefish chromosome 22, Afim_UVic_2022, whole genome shotgun sequence:
gcagctttattttactttcaattCAATAAACTTTAGAGGgttatcacaaaaaaagaagtgtgtagttgtatttagGAATGATTGCTGTTTAGGGACTGAATTGAAATGAGGTAAAGCCCAGTGTTGTTGTCGCCATTACCGACTGGCCAGACCCCTCAGTGTGAGCACACAGCACCTCCAGCCTGGTAGTTAGTATTTGCTTTATGTATTAGTTTAGCAGTTGTGCACGAAGAGGAGCACTGCAcgaataaaagaagaaaaaaaagaagtgcatCTATTCTGATTTTACCACAAATAAAGGTTTGGATTTGCAAATGTAAACAGTGTGTTgaacttcctctttttctgtgtctttttaaaagtgtAGGATTTTTGATGTTTGAGAAAAGCACGTAAAACACCTtgaagttattaaaataatcaagTTTATTGCagttaaatacagaaatatatgaaaaatgtctCTGTAGAATGTGTATAAAACAAATGATTGGGATGAATTGACTTTGCTACAGTTCCCTTCTCATCCCTTTGAGGCTACtggtgtgtttacatgcacttAAGCAGCTGATTTACTGCCTTATTTCTCATTTCTCTGAGTAACCTCGTTACTTgagtgcatgtaaatgtaaaaccTGTGATTTCAATGTTTCGAGCCGACCACCAGAATATCTGATGATTTGATTTAAGAGCTACGTGCTACGACTCTTAATTTAACAAACGTCAACATACATTCAGGATCTGTCACAAGTATGATGCTCGTCAGCTGAATCAgtaattaatattataataaagtgCATCACTTCCAGGTGAAACTTTGCTTTGGTTGAAGGGAGGCTCTGCCTTCCCGTTGGTCCaacaataaagtaaataacTACTTCCTACAGCGAGGATGACGTCTGTCCTGTCTTCAGCAGGTGAGCCCACTTATTCATCTGTGTCTTTTCCAAGCCTGCTTCTGATCTGTTCTTGGTCCTCTCttgcatctaaccagaagtctGGGTTGTCATGGTACCATTTGACtaaaagacacacatgcagaacacaggagttaTTAAGTTATGTATTGTTAACATGGAACATGAATTTATATTGCGTGTGTTTCTGTACCGGTCTGTCTGATGCCTTCAGCCCAGGACACCTCCGCCCTCCAGcccagctgctgcagcttctcacATTGGATGGGGTAGCGCAGGTCGACACGCGGCCTATAgagcagaggtcaaaggtcaattgGCTCACTGTCCTGATTCAGGTTTATGAAAAAAGAAtggactttttttcccccaggttTACTCACCTGTCAGGCACAAACTCGAGCCAATCGTTCACCTCGGAGTCTGGAACATTCTTgacctaaaaaacaaacacacttcagTTTTCTGAACATCTGTCACCTCCTGCTATCTGTTGAAATGATGAGAACGGTTCTCACCATCTTAACAAGCTCCCTGGCCAGTTGCATGATGGGAATCTCGCAGCTTGTTCCCACGTTGTAGATTTCTCCCACAATCCCTTTCTCCAGAACCAGCAGGAAGGCGTCGATGGCGTCATCGACAAACAGGAAATGCCGCGATTTAGGGAGCGTTCCCTGGATGGTGCTGCGGCAGATTTGAAACCAGATTTACTCtacttattttttctcttaacaAATActgaaatcagtttttttaatgacaccttttcaaaataaaggtcaaaCAAACCAACCATTTCTTGTTCATTTGCAGGAGGCTGAGAAACCTCGGAATGACCTGAAAGCAAATTCattgttgattttaaaatgtcagtgagAGGCAGATAATATCTTTATCACCGTGCTGACTTTGTTTTAACGAGTGCGTTTTGATCCAGCAAAATGTTAACTGGTTCACACTCAGTAAAAAAATCCTTTTGAAGTTGCACATTTGCAGTATCGAATCGCATAGGAAAGTCAGGGTGCTGTACCTTCTCAGTGAACTGTCTGGGCCCATAGATGTTGTTGCTCctggtgatgatgatgggaAACTGGtaataaaaacagcagttttTAACATACACAAAACTGTAAAAGCTTGATTATTgtccctgtttgtgtgtgtgtgtgtgtgtgtaccttatgTTTGTCCCAGTAGGATATGACCAGGTACTCGGCAGCGGCTTTGGTGGCAGAATACGGGTTGGAGGGCC
This window encodes:
- the LOC129111624 gene encoding dTDP-D-glucose 4,6-dehydratase-like; translation: MDLSRTVLVTGGSGFIGSHLVCSLVIRHPDWRIINLDILDYCCSPRSLESVEDRANYTFIRGDVCNSQLVNHIFNTENIDVIFHLAAKTHVESSFETPSVFQRVNIDGTRVLLGAAHQARHQPQRFIYVSTDEVYGASLDQVFDESSPVRPSNPYSATKAAAEYLVISYWDKHKFPIIITRSNNIYGPRQFTEKVIPRFLSLLQMNKKCTIQGTLPKSRHFLFVDDAIDAFLLVLEKGIVGEIYNVGTSCEIPIMQLARELVKMVKNVPDSEVNDWLEFVPDRPRVDLRYPIQCEKLQQLGWRAEVSWAEGIRQTVKWYHDNPDFWLDAREDQEQIRSRLGKDTDE